In Sphingobacterium thalpophilum, a genomic segment contains:
- a CDS encoding transposase yields the protein MDNHPVSAQLVGLFFQMDGKQLQDQYKNHLSDFQDWDQKPHAEQWTLFPDNISEHLSIDETSFSNGELYTIVSSKSAKGRKGTILATIRGTKAEDIIAVLERIPLKLRNKVREVTMDMAPNMAKAIRRCFRNARRVIDRFHVQKLAYDAVQELRIKYRWEVLDAESKKIMESRKRGIPYDPELLPNGDTLKQLLARSRHLLFKHPSRWSESQKRRAELLFIRFPKLKQAYDLGVALGDIFNKCRDKKVAFTKLGLWHNQVENAGIASFESVARSIAAHHQYILHYFDNRSTNASAKSFNAKLKAFRSVFRGVRDTTFFLYRVMKLYA from the coding sequence TTGGATAATCATCCTGTAAGCGCCCAATTGGTAGGTCTGTTCTTCCAAATGGACGGTAAGCAACTACAGGATCAATACAAGAACCATCTCAGTGACTTCCAGGACTGGGACCAAAAGCCACACGCAGAGCAATGGACCCTTTTTCCTGATAACATATCGGAACACCTGAGCATCGATGAGACCAGCTTTAGCAACGGTGAACTTTACACGATCGTAAGCAGTAAATCAGCAAAGGGCAGGAAGGGAACCATATTGGCTACCATAAGAGGGACAAAGGCGGAAGATATTATTGCTGTATTAGAGCGCATTCCACTTAAACTAAGGAACAAAGTTAGGGAAGTAACGATGGATATGGCCCCCAATATGGCAAAGGCTATCCGTAGGTGTTTCAGAAATGCCAGAAGGGTTATCGATCGGTTTCATGTACAAAAACTTGCTTATGATGCTGTTCAGGAACTCCGTATCAAATACCGATGGGAAGTCTTAGATGCAGAAAGCAAAAAAATAATGGAATCGCGAAAACGGGGTATCCCATATGACCCCGAGTTGTTGCCTAATGGTGATACGCTCAAACAGCTATTAGCTAGGTCGAGACACCTCCTGTTCAAGCATCCAAGTCGATGGTCGGAAAGCCAAAAACGCCGTGCAGAACTGCTGTTCATTAGGTTTCCCAAGCTAAAACAGGCTTATGATCTTGGAGTTGCCTTAGGTGACATCTTCAATAAATGCAGGGATAAAAAAGTTGCTTTCACAAAGTTAGGACTGTGGCACAACCAGGTTGAGAACGCGGGTATTGCTTCATTCGAGAGTGTCGCAAGATCCATTGCAGCACATCATCAATACATTCTCCACTACTTCGACAATAGAAGCACCAATGCATCCGCAAAGTCCTTCAATGCAAAACTCAAAGCTTTCAGGAGCGTCTTCCGTGGAGTAAGGGATACAACATTCTTCCTGTACAGAGTGATGAAATTGTATGCTTAA
- a CDS encoding transposase, translating to MQEAERKLLSLLMPEGLLEYFQILEVDQVDNQLHIYLDELNIAPTGYQNSKLESKGFMPSTEISDFPIRGQKVTLHIRRRRWTVLDTGEIITRDWNLVREGARMTTEFGLFLKKIFG from the coding sequence TTGCAAGAAGCCGAACGTAAATTACTGTCCCTATTGATGCCCGAAGGGCTATTGGAATACTTTCAGATTTTAGAAGTCGATCAGGTTGACAATCAGCTCCACATTTATTTAGATGAGCTTAATATTGCTCCGACAGGCTATCAGAACAGCAAGTTGGAGTCAAAGGGCTTCATGCCTTCCACTGAGATTTCAGACTTTCCCATTCGAGGCCAGAAAGTTACGCTACATATCCGCCGTCGTCGCTGGACGGTCCTGGATACCGGAGAGATCATCACAAGAGATTGGAATCTGGTGCGTGAGGGTGCTCGAATGACTACGGAATTCGGGCTTTTTTTAAAGAAGATATTTGGATAA
- a CDS encoding transposase produces the protein MTFPQNVSGHLSIDETCLSHGELYTVVTNKEARGKKGTIVAILNGTKSENIIPILQKIPQRLRNKVQEITLDLAGNMGLIAKRCFPNAVQVIDRFHVQQLANEALQEIRIKHRWQAIDDENQAIDQARKNKETYFPEVLSNSETIKQLLARSRYLLYKSEHKWTYEQRERAAGVATFDRRLF, from the coding sequence TTGACCTTCCCACAGAATGTCAGCGGCCATCTTTCTATTGACGAGACCTGCCTATCCCATGGCGAGCTCTATACCGTTGTCACCAATAAAGAAGCACGGGGCAAAAAAGGGACCATTGTAGCCATACTGAACGGGACAAAATCAGAGAACATTATCCCGATCCTTCAAAAGATCCCACAGAGATTACGAAATAAAGTTCAAGAGATAACGCTTGATTTAGCCGGTAATATGGGATTGATAGCCAAAAGATGCTTTCCCAATGCTGTTCAGGTAATAGACCGTTTCCATGTTCAGCAACTTGCTAACGAAGCGCTTCAGGAAATAAGGATAAAGCACCGCTGGCAGGCCATTGACGATGAAAATCAAGCAATTGACCAAGCACGAAAGAATAAGGAAACCTATTTTCCGGAAGTCCTATCCAACAGTGAAACCATCAAACAGTTACTTGCAAGAAGCCGATACCTGCTTTATAAAAGTGAACATAAATGGACTTACGAGCAAAGAGAAAGGGCTGCTGGAGTTGCTACATTTGACCGGAGACTTTTTTAA
- a CDS encoding transposase, translated as MGKRPRFFDSEFKIMAVELSYAKGTAASAAKELGINESMLGKWRRDSRFNSRIDELNLRIDLNSSDTSRNLEQENKLLRKALKDATIERDILKKAISIFSKGDRNDIDL; from the coding sequence ATGGGTAAGCGACCACGTTTTTTTGATTCAGAATTTAAAATCATGGCAGTAGAACTGTCGTACGCAAAAGGGACAGCAGCATCAGCAGCGAAAGAGCTGGGTATAAATGAGTCTATGCTGGGTAAGTGGCGAAGGGATTCCAGGTTCAATTCACGTATTGATGAGTTGAATCTGAGAATTGATCTCAATTCCAGTGACACTAGCAGGAATCTAGAACAGGAAAACAAGTTGTTGAGAAAGGCATTAAAAGATGCCACAATTGAAAGAGATATTTTAAAAAAGGCCATCAGCATCTTCTCCAAGGGAGACCGGAACGATATAGATTTATAG
- a CDS encoding IS3 family transposase, which produces MADHKDNFSVGKMCKVMQVSSSGYYDWQNRDQDISKIKARKDLLKKIKASYDSSDSTYGSPRITKDLQRQGIQISRPCVARIMRKEGIQSIIRKKWKISTTDSKHKFPVCDNILNRDFHADQIGTKWVSDITYLKTGEGWLYLTAVMDLADRKIIGWTLSEGMSAEQTSLAALERALKARKVENGLIFHSDRGVQYACNDFKDKLKALKIDVVQSMSRKGNCWDNSAMESFFKTAKSEKFNRYNFKTRQEAKLCVFRYIEGWYNKGRLHSAIGYKTPGELELEMEKAA; this is translated from the coding sequence ATAGCAGATCATAAGGATAATTTTTCGGTTGGGAAGATGTGCAAAGTAATGCAAGTGAGCAGTAGCGGTTATTATGATTGGCAGAATAGAGATCAGGATATCTCCAAAATCAAAGCAAGGAAAGACCTTCTAAAAAAAATAAAGGCCAGCTATGACTCCAGTGACAGTACATATGGCAGTCCAAGGATTACCAAGGATCTACAACGACAGGGTATACAGATTTCACGCCCATGTGTAGCGCGGATAATGAGAAAGGAAGGTATCCAGAGTATCATCCGCAAGAAATGGAAGATATCAACAACAGATTCGAAACATAAATTCCCGGTATGTGATAATATTCTGAACAGGGACTTTCATGCCGATCAGATAGGCACTAAATGGGTAAGCGATATTACTTATCTGAAAACAGGTGAGGGTTGGTTATATCTCACAGCTGTAATGGATCTCGCTGATAGAAAAATTATTGGATGGACACTTAGTGAAGGAATGTCAGCAGAGCAAACCTCTCTTGCGGCATTAGAGAGGGCTCTAAAAGCCAGAAAAGTAGAAAATGGTTTAATATTTCATTCAGATAGAGGTGTTCAGTATGCGTGCAATGACTTTAAAGACAAGTTAAAAGCATTAAAGATCGATGTTGTTCAAAGTATGAGCAGAAAGGGTAACTGTTGGGACAATAGTGCAATGGAAAGCTTTTTCAAAACGGCTAAAAGTGAAAAATTCAACCGTTACAACTTTAAAACCAGGCAAGAGGCTAAGTTATGTGTGTTTAGGTATATTGAGGGTTGGTATAATAAAGGCAGATTACATTCAGCAATTGGGTATAAGACACCTGGTGAGCTAGAATTGGAAATGGAAAAAGCTGCTTAA
- a CDS encoding transposase gives MYYCNSTAVLFERYPDIEKAYRLSQELSWIFNTTIDKIYAFTRLAKWADKVEQAGFKSFNTVSRTINIHHKKILNYFDNKSTNASAESFNAKIKGIMYKSCGGDKK, from the coding sequence ATTTACTATTGCAATTCCACTGCTGTACTCTTTGAGCGATATCCCGATATTGAAAAGGCGTACAGGCTATCCCAAGAACTCTCTTGGATATTCAACACCACCATAGATAAGATCTACGCCTTTACAAGGTTGGCAAAATGGGCGGATAAAGTGGAACAGGCCGGCTTCAAGTCATTCAACACCGTCTCCAGAACCATAAATATCCATCACAAAAAAATATTGAACTACTTCGACAACAAGAGTACAAATGCTTCAGCAGAATCTTTCAATGCAAAGATAAAAGGGATCATGTACAAAAGTTGTGGAGGGGATAAAAAATAA
- a CDS encoding transposase produces MHESFNALMPLIIPEGVSDYFEMTHYSKEEKRLDIFLEELNNTPEEYQGQKLISKGFFEPVTLQDFPIRGMQVYLHVKRRRWLNQDTDKVVYRNWELVAKGTRITQDFAAFLKGISGQPGS; encoded by the coding sequence ATGCACGAATCTTTTAACGCGTTAATGCCCTTAATTATTCCCGAAGGAGTTTCCGATTATTTTGAGATGACCCACTATTCCAAAGAAGAAAAAAGACTGGATATCTTTCTGGAGGAACTCAATAATACACCTGAAGAATATCAAGGCCAGAAGTTGATTTCCAAGGGGTTTTTCGAACCCGTTACCCTTCAAGATTTTCCTATCCGTGGCATGCAGGTCTATCTTCATGTCAAGCGCCGCAGGTGGCTCAACCAGGATACCGATAAAGTAGTCTACAGAAATTGGGAACTAGTAGCCAAAGGGACGCGCATCACACAGGATTTCGCAGCTTTTTTAAAAGGTATCAGCGGACAACCAGGCTCATAG
- a CDS encoding transposase: MTFPQNVSGHLSIDETCLSHGELYTVVTNKEARGKKGTIVAILNGTKSENIIPILQKIPQRLRNKVQEITLDLAGNMGLIAKRCFPNAVQVIDRFHVQQLANEALQEIRIKHRWQAIDDENQAIDQARKNKETYFPEVLSNSETIKQLLARSRYLLYKSEHKWTYEQRERAAVLFERYPDIEKAYRLSQELSWIFNTTIDKIYAFTRLAKWADKVEQAGFKSFNTVSRTINIHHKKILNYFDNKSTNASAESFNAKIKAFRSQFRGVGDINFFLFRLTKLFA, from the coding sequence TTGACCTTCCCACAGAATGTCAGCGGCCATCTTTCTATTGACGAGACCTGCCTATCCCATGGCGAGCTCTATACCGTTGTCACCAATAAAGAAGCACGGGGCAAAAAAGGGACCATTGTAGCCATACTGAACGGGACAAAATCAGAGAACATTATCCCGATCCTTCAAAAGATCCCACAGAGATTACGAAATAAAGTTCAAGAGATAACGCTTGATTTAGCCGGTAATATGGGATTGATAGCCAAAAGATGCTTTCCCAATGCTGTTCAGGTAATAGACCGTTTCCATGTTCAGCAACTTGCTAACGAAGCGCTTCAGGAAATAAGGATAAAGCACCGCTGGCAGGCCATTGACGATGAAAATCAGGCAATTGACCAAGCACGAAAGAATAAGGAAACCTATTTTCCGGAAGTCCTATCCAACAGTGAAACCATCAAACAGTTACTTGCAAGAAGCCGATACCTGCTTTATAAAAGTGAACATAAATGGACTTACGAGCAAAGAGAAAGGGCTGCTGTACTCTTTGAGCGATATCCCGATATTGAAAAGGCGTACAGGCTATCCCAAGAACTCTCTTGGATATTCAACACCACCATAGATAAGATCTACGCCTTTACAAGGTTGGCAAAATGGGCGGATAAAGTGGAACAGGCCGGCTTCAAGTCATTCAACACCGTCTCCAGAACCATAAATATCCATCACAAAAAAATATTGAACTACTTCGACAACAAGAGTACAAATGCTTCAGCAGAATCTTTCAATGCAAAGATAAAAGCTTTCAGAAGTCAGTTTAGAGGTGTAGGTGACATCAATTTCTTCCTGTTCAGATTGACCAAATTATTTGCGTAG
- a CDS encoding transposase: MTFPQNVSGHLSIDETCLSHGELYTVVTNKEARGKKGTIVAILNGTKSENIIPILQKIPQRLRNKVQEITLDLAGNMGLIAKRCFPNAVQVIDRFHVQQLANEALQEIRIKHRWQAIDDENQAIDQARKNKETYFPEVLSNSETIKQLLARSRYLLYKSEHKWTYEQRERAAVLFERYPDIEKAYRLSQELSWIFNTTIDKIYAFTRLAKWADKVEQAGFKSFNTVSRTINIHHKKILNYFDNKSTNASAESFNAKIKAFRSQFRGVGDINFFLFRLTKLFA, from the coding sequence TTGACCTTCCCACAGAATGTCAGCGGCCATCTTTCTATTGACGAGACCTGCCTATCCCATGGCGAGCTCTATACCGTTGTCACCAATAAAGAAGCACGGGGCAAAAAAGGGACCATTGTAGCCATACTGAACGGGACAAAATCAGAGAACATTATCCCGATCCTTCAAAAGATCCCACAGAGATTACGAAATAAAGTTCAAGAGATAACGCTTGATTTAGCCGGTAATATGGGATTGATAGCCAAAAGATGCTTTCCCAATGCTGTTCAGGTAATAGACCGTTTCCATGTTCAGCAACTTGCTAACGAAGCGCTTCAGGAAATAAGGATAAAGCACCGCTGGCAGGCCATTGACGATGAAAATCAAGCAATTGACCAAGCACGAAAGAATAAGGAAACCTATTTTCCGGAAGTCCTATCCAACAGTGAAACCATCAAACAGTTACTTGCAAGAAGCCGATACCTGCTTTATAAAAGTGAACATAAATGGACTTACGAGCAAAGAGAAAGGGCTGCTGTACTCTTTGAGCGATATCCCGATATTGAAAAGGCGTACAGGCTATCCCAAGAACTCTCTTGGATATTCAACACCACCATAGATAAGATCTACGCCTTTACAAGGTTGGCAAAATGGGCGGATAAAGTGGAACAGGCCGGCTTCAAGTCATTCAACACCGTCTCCAGAACCATAAATATCCATCACAAAAAAATATTGAACTACTTCGACAACAAGAGTACAAATGCTTCAGCAGAATCTTTCAATGCAAAGATAAAAGCTTTCAGAAGTCAGTTTAGAGGTGTAGGTGACATCAATTTCTTCCTGTTCAGATTGACCAAATTATTTGCGTAG
- the mnmA gene encoding tRNA 2-thiouridine(34) synthase MnmA: protein MSKRGRVLVAMSGGVDSSVASVMLHEQGYEVIGITMKTWDYASAGGSSKETGCCSLDSINDARTLAVNYGFPHYILDIRDEFGDFVIDNFVEEYIAGRTPNPCVLCNTHIKWEALMKRADKLDCEFIATGHYANIRMHDNGRYVISKGKDENKDQSYVLWGVSQENLARTQFPLGSFTKKEIRQMALDMGQTELANKSESYEICFVPDNDYRAFLRHKVPTLDQQIGPGNFILSDGTVVGKHIGYPYFTIGQRKGLGIALGKPMFVIEILPESNTVVLGEEHELEKSHAYVRNVNFVKYAGLDQPMEAISKVRYKDSGALSTISQEGDKVRIDFVHNVKGIAPGQSAVFYEGNDLLGGGFLMK from the coding sequence ATGAGTAAAAGAGGAAGAGTTTTAGTTGCAATGAGTGGAGGGGTAGATAGCTCCGTTGCTTCTGTCATGCTCCACGAACAAGGATATGAAGTTATCGGTATCACGATGAAGACATGGGATTATGCATCCGCAGGTGGTTCGTCGAAAGAGACCGGATGTTGTAGCCTTGATAGTATCAATGACGCTCGTACATTAGCCGTAAACTATGGTTTCCCTCATTATATATTAGATATACGTGATGAGTTTGGAGATTTTGTGATTGATAATTTTGTAGAAGAATATATTGCTGGACGCACGCCTAACCCATGCGTATTGTGTAATACCCACATCAAATGGGAGGCTTTAATGAAACGTGCTGACAAATTGGACTGTGAATTTATCGCTACCGGGCACTATGCCAATATCCGTATGCACGACAATGGTCGCTATGTGATATCAAAAGGTAAGGATGAAAATAAAGATCAATCTTACGTTCTGTGGGGCGTGTCTCAAGAAAACCTTGCGCGGACGCAGTTCCCTTTAGGATCTTTCACGAAAAAGGAAATTCGTCAGATGGCTTTGGATATGGGGCAAACAGAATTGGCCAATAAGTCTGAAAGTTATGAAATCTGTTTCGTTCCTGACAACGACTACCGTGCGTTTTTGAGACATAAGGTGCCAACATTGGATCAACAAATTGGTCCGGGGAATTTTATCCTTTCCGATGGTACCGTCGTCGGTAAACATATTGGCTATCCTTATTTCACCATCGGTCAACGTAAAGGCTTAGGTATTGCCTTGGGTAAACCGATGTTTGTGATCGAAATCCTTCCAGAAAGTAATACGGTGGTATTGGGTGAAGAACACGAACTTGAAAAGTCACATGCCTATGTTCGCAATGTGAACTTTGTGAAATATGCAGGACTGGATCAACCGATGGAAGCAATTTCAAAGGTACGTTATAAAGATTCTGGTGCTTTGTCGACCATCTCCCAAGAAGGCGATAAAGTGCGCATTGATTTTGTACACAATGTGAAGGGTATTGCTCCTGGACAATCGGCCGTTTTTTATGAAGGCAATGATCTACTCGGTGGTGGTTTCTTAATGAAATAA
- a CDS encoding PA0069 family radical SAM protein — protein sequence MNSSEYFKGRGAQTNLNNKFFSNQYVQEHVEGLDEEFLGAEKTQFIPTHPKSIISKSNSPDLRFERSINPYQGCEHGCIYCYARNSHEYWGFSAGLDFERKILVKHNAAQLLEQEFRKSSYQPDLIMLSGNTDCYQPIERKLGITRSLLELMVKYQHPVSIISKNVLMRRDFDLLRELAARNLVSVAVTINSLREEVRQKMEPRTATASARLKLIEGLAGIGVPVMLMMAPIVPGINSDEISDLIRSGADAGAITASYTIVRLNGQIGGIFKDWLYQNYPDRAEKVLHWIEACHGGKINDTDFGRRIKGDGHMAESLQHLFKLSVKKYMNNGTLPSLRRDLFRLPDAGTQLGLF from the coding sequence ATGAATTCGTCAGAATATTTTAAGGGTAGAGGGGCGCAGACCAATCTCAATAACAAATTTTTTTCTAACCAATACGTGCAGGAGCATGTTGAAGGGCTGGATGAGGAGTTTTTGGGGGCCGAAAAAACACAATTTATTCCGACTCATCCAAAATCCATTATTTCCAAGTCAAATAGTCCGGATCTCCGTTTTGAAAGATCCATTAATCCCTATCAGGGCTGTGAACATGGGTGTATTTACTGTTATGCGCGCAATTCGCATGAGTATTGGGGTTTTAGTGCAGGATTGGATTTTGAGCGTAAGATCCTGGTAAAACATAATGCGGCTCAGCTTCTCGAACAGGAGTTTAGAAAATCGAGCTATCAGCCCGATTTGATTATGCTTTCCGGCAATACAGACTGTTATCAACCTATTGAACGAAAGCTGGGTATCACACGTTCACTTTTAGAATTGATGGTCAAATACCAGCATCCGGTCTCTATCATCAGCAAAAATGTACTGATGCGGCGGGATTTTGATCTTTTGCGTGAGCTTGCTGCACGCAATCTGGTTTCCGTTGCAGTAACCATCAATTCGTTGCGCGAGGAGGTACGTCAGAAAATGGAACCCCGTACTGCAACGGCATCGGCCCGGTTGAAACTGATTGAGGGATTGGCAGGGATTGGTGTACCCGTCATGCTGATGATGGCACCCATCGTTCCGGGGATCAATAGTGATGAGATTTCAGATCTGATTCGTTCGGGAGCAGATGCGGGCGCAATTACAGCCTCTTATACCATCGTGCGGCTCAATGGACAGATCGGTGGTATCTTTAAGGATTGGCTCTATCAGAACTACCCTGACCGTGCTGAGAAGGTATTACATTGGATTGAAGCCTGTCATGGTGGAAAAATTAACGATACCGATTTCGGGCGGAGGATAAAAGGGGATGGTCATATGGCCGAGAGTTTACAGCATTTATTCAAGCTTTCTGTCAAGAAATATATGAATAATGGGACGCTCCCATCCTTGAGAAGGGATCTTTTTCGCTTACCCGATGCAGGCACACAGCTGGGATTGTTTTAG
- a CDS encoding amino acid permease — translation MEKQNNKEELKRGLQNRHIQLIALGGAIGTGLFLGIGKAATLAGPAVILGYAFAGIIAFFIMRQLGEMVVEEPVSGSFSYFANKYWGSFAGYASGWNYWVLYILVSMAELTAIGVYVQFWWPEIPLWASSLFFFFAINALNLASVKIYGETEFWFSIIKVIAIIAMIVFGVYLLVSGTGGEQASLSNLTSHGGFFPKGWFNETSDGNFEGLLSAMALIMFSFGGLELVGITAAEAEHPEKNIPKATNQVIYRILIFYVGALIILFSLTPWTNITADTSPFVLVFDKLNGFEFTLFGKTFYFTKIIANALNLIVLTAALSVYNSSVYSNSRMLYGLAEQGNAPRFLSKLNKNHAPINAILVSALFAAICVFINYIAPKNALEILMSLVVSSLIINWVMISITHLYFRKNKLDAHLRTKFPSFLYPLSNYICLIFLIAVLGIMWITGMKLPVELIPVWLILLYVSYILIKRKKS, via the coding sequence ATGGAGAAACAGAACAATAAGGAAGAATTAAAAAGAGGACTTCAAAATAGACATATTCAATTAATTGCCCTGGGTGGTGCAATTGGTACAGGCTTATTTCTAGGTATCGGAAAGGCTGCCACACTGGCTGGGCCGGCAGTTATACTCGGCTATGCTTTCGCTGGAATTATTGCTTTTTTTATTATGCGCCAATTGGGCGAGATGGTCGTTGAAGAACCTGTTTCAGGAAGTTTTAGCTACTTCGCCAATAAATATTGGGGTTCTTTTGCAGGTTATGCTTCGGGCTGGAACTATTGGGTCCTGTATATCTTGGTGAGCATGGCCGAACTCACAGCAATAGGTGTTTATGTGCAGTTTTGGTGGCCTGAAATACCCCTATGGGCATCAAGTTTATTTTTCTTCTTTGCAATCAACGCCCTTAATCTTGCCTCTGTCAAAATTTATGGCGAGACGGAATTTTGGTTTTCCATTATTAAGGTTATTGCGATCATCGCAATGATTGTTTTTGGCGTATATTTACTGGTAAGCGGTACTGGAGGTGAGCAGGCAAGTCTCAGCAACCTGACTTCACATGGCGGTTTTTTTCCAAAAGGCTGGTTTAACGAAACATCGGATGGCAATTTTGAAGGTCTCCTTTCGGCCATGGCATTGATTATGTTTTCTTTCGGTGGTCTAGAGTTGGTTGGTATTACTGCTGCAGAAGCCGAACATCCCGAAAAGAACATCCCCAAAGCGACCAACCAGGTGATCTATCGGATCTTGATCTTTTATGTAGGTGCACTCATTATTCTTTTCTCTTTGACACCGTGGACGAATATCACCGCCGATACAAGTCCCTTTGTACTGGTATTTGACAAACTTAATGGATTTGAATTTACCCTCTTTGGAAAGACTTTCTATTTCACAAAAATTATCGCAAATGCGCTAAATCTCATTGTCCTTACCGCCGCATTATCAGTATATAATAGCAGTGTGTACAGCAACAGCAGAATGCTATATGGACTGGCAGAACAGGGGAATGCCCCTCGTTTTCTTTCGAAACTCAACAAGAATCATGCGCCTATTAACGCAATTTTGGTCTCGGCACTTTTCGCTGCGATCTGTGTATTTATCAACTATATTGCGCCGAAAAATGCCTTGGAGATCTTGATGTCGCTTGTGGTATCTTCACTGATTATAAACTGGGTCATGATTTCCATTACACATTTGTATTTCAGAAAAAATAAACTCGATGCCCACTTGCGGACCAAGTTCCCATCCTTTCTATATCCCCTAAGTAATTATATCTGTCTGATCTTTTTGATCGCTGTACTTGGCATCATGTGGATAACAGGAATGAAACTTCCGGTAGAATTGATCCCTGTTTGGCTTATATTACTCTATGTGAGTTATATTTTGATCAAAAGAAAGAAATCTTAG
- a CDS encoding FeoB-associated Cys-rich membrane protein codes for MDNLTVQYLIVGILVLAAVWYVVKNVRKSLKGKSSCSKGCGCDCSVEKTQKAN; via the coding sequence ATGGATAATTTAACAGTACAATATCTCATCGTAGGAATTCTCGTTTTGGCGGCTGTATGGTATGTCGTTAAAAATGTCCGAAAATCATTAAAGGGCAAGTCGAGCTGCTCGAAAGGCTGTGGATGCGACTGCAGCGTAGAAAAAACACAAAAAGCAAATTAA